AAACACATCTGTCTGATCCTTGCGAAATTCTCTGCTCGTTCTTCCGCTCGTTTACGGCAAGCATCTTCACCAAATGCAGTATCCAACATCCAATGCATCGACTCGACTAACCAGTGCGAGCGTGAAGCATTTAACAATTCTTTAGCACTGAGCGCTTTCGAACTAATATAATATCGAACCGTTACTTCTGACTCTCGGTGTTTTTCAAGATAGTTGCCATCATTTGCTTGCTTATTAAGCAGCTTCTCTTTCTGGATTTAGGTGGACTTCACCAACTGGTTCACAGTTCCTGATATCACCAGGCCAGCGCTCAGGTTTTCGCTGTTTTGCTGCGAGCAATACCTCAGCTCGGCGCTTCAAGATCTCTTCATCTTTTCCATTATGACGCTCTGAAGGCGTGACATAATTTAGCTTACTGTGTTTGTGCTCGGTGTTGTACCAGCGCACGAAGGCTTCAACCCAACGTCGACTGCTGTCGAGACTTTCAAAGCCCTTTGTCGGCCAGTTTGGCATGTACTTTACCGTGCGGAACAACGATTCTACATACGGATTATCATCACTGACTCTTGGACGGCTATACGATGAGGTAATGCCTAACTCATCCATCTTCGCTTTGAACGTCAGCGACTTCATAGGCGCACCGTTATCTGAGTGAAGAACCAGCGGTTGACTGAAGCACTGCTCTCGCATCAACGTCCGCTGCAGGAGTTGTGAGGCTAACTCGCCGCACTCACGTTCATACACCTCATAACCCACGATTTTTCGGCTGTAGATGTCCTCAATGACGTACAGATAATAGTGCTGGCCTCGAACCTTTGAAGGCAAGTAAGTGATATCCCATGTGTAGACTTGATTCGAGCCTGTCGCCGTATAACTCGTTGGCTTCGCTTGTGTTTGTCTACTCCTCTGACGGCCTCGATGATGAAGTTGCCCTTGTGCACTCAGTACCCGATAATAGCTCGACTCTGAGGCGATATACTCACCTTTATCAAGCAGTGTCGGTACGATTTGAGTTGGAGGTAAGCTCGCGAACTCTGGGCGGTTACACACCTCGATAATGGCATCACGCTCTTGCTGAGAGAGCTTGTTAGCTGGCTCAGGTCTGGCACAGGTCGGTCTTTTATCCGCTTGAACCTCTCCTTGCCGATACCATCGACGATACGTTCTCAGGTCAATTTGAACCTCATAACAAGCTCGCTCTAAGCGGCAACCACTTTGCTTGGCATCGTGGATAAGAGCAATCAGGTGCTGCCTTTCATCGGTTGAGGTTAGTCGTCCTCTGGCTCTTCCCCGTAAAAGGCTATGAGCTTTTTTCGTAGAACCAACAGGGCAGCCGTTTCAGCGAGCGCCTTTTCTTTGTGGCGTAACTCCTTCCTAAGCTCTTTGATTTCAAGCTTATCCGCTTTGGCCTGCTTCTTTGCTTGTGCTTCCCGCTCTTTACTCGACATGAAGCCTTGCATACATTCGCTGCGCCAGCGTTGGACTTGCTCTGGAAACAGACCTTTTTCACGACAATATTGGCTGAGTTCATTCTCGGTCATCGAGTAAGTCTCGGCGACGATGGCGAGTTTAGTTTGAGCAGACCACTGCTCTGATGAAGTGTTGCTGTTTGGCACTGCGGCTCCTGAACGTCTGAGTTGCTGTCGCCAATGATACAGGGTTGCAGTGCTAATGCCTTCCTCTTTTGAAAGTTCGCTCACTGACATTGAGTATGGAGGCAGCAGCTTCTTCAATATGGCTTCTTTTCTTTCTGTTGGAATACGAGACACAATTCACTCTTACCGCCCTAGACTGGTTAAATTTTAACAGTGACAACTATCCTGCCAGAGGGGGAAAAGACCAGGGCGTCCGCATGAGTGGTTAGAATTTAGTCATTGACTTAAATCCAGCGACTAAGACTTGCTCCAAGAAGCCGGGGTTCATCATGCAACGTTTCTGCTTCATTGGCACACTAATTTTGCTTGGCTCAGCTCTTAGCATGTTAAGCGCCATGTGTCTTAAACCTGCCAAATTTTCAGCCGCGTTTTGTCGGTAAATCTGACAAGCATCTTCTCGCATGCTCACATCTAAAATCCAGTGCATTGACTCTATGCCCCAGTGGGCTCGAATGGCATTTCCTGCCTGCTCCGCGGTCAGGTCTGCTGAACTTATGTAGTAGCGGTACTCCAGCTTTGGCGCTTTACCTTTGGCTACTCGGTAATTTTCAACCATGACAATACTGGCGAGTCCGCTCCACGTTGAGAAGTCACCCTCTAACTCACTAGCCTTGAGTACATGGCAAGTACGTGCTTCAACGCGGCCTTTTTGTTTCTCGATTTGATAAGTGGTTTTGTCAATCGGGGCACGGCGGTGTGGGGCGAAGGCTGTCTGTATGGCTGCCGACAACTTGCCTTGATTCCCCTTTACTGCCAACAAGTAATCACCGCCCTTGCTAGTGATCGCCTTGGCAATCTTGGTCTGGCAGGCCATCGCATCAATCGTCACGATAGCTCCGCGCAAGTCGAGCATCTTAATAAGCTCTGGAATCGCGGTAATTTCATTGCTCTTATTGTTGGTTTTGAGTTGGCCCAATACCAGTTGGTTGGCACTTGCATAGGCGCTCACCATATGGATGGTGCTTTTCCTGTCGTCTCTATCGTAGGAGCCGCGCAAAGTCTTGCCATCAATGGCAATCACCTCACCAAACGTCATGGTATGTACCGCATTCATCCAACCCAGGAAGCAGTCGCGAAACTCGGCAGGATCAATATTTGCAATCAAACGAGCAAAGGTATCGTCGACAGGCACACCGTTTTCAAACAGTCCCTGTTTAAGAAACCACTCATGGTGGCCAAGAACATATTCACGAATGTCAGTCCAGCCTTGACCTCCGGCTATCACGGCACAGATAGACCCAAACAAAATATCAAACAGAGGATAATCAACTTTTGCACTTTGTCGTTTGTCACGGATGATACTGAAATGCGCTTTGATGGTATTAATATTCATGGTCGCTCCCCAAAAGAAGAGCATAAGATCACAGACCGTGCTTCAGGTCAAATTTAACCTTGCGTTGTACAAGAAATGTTCATGATCTTGCCCTGGGGAAAAGACCAACTCCCATTTTTATATATTCACTTCTTACTTGGCTTTCGACTTGAGCTTCTGTGTAGGATTGGCCTACGAAAAATATAACCACTGGTATTATAATTGTTGCTATAAGCTTACTAATAGTCTCCGTAACATCTATCCAATCCCTTTTCTTTTTATCTTCTGACATCTCAACTCCTTCAATAATTCTAACGCCGCGTTAAGTGGTGAACAACGCAACCACCCAACCTAACCCATTGTGCCGTAAACACTAAAGCCGATTCAAACTAAAAATGCCAAGCGTTGTGAATCCGTCTTAAACGCTTTGTTATACGAATTTTTCCACCAAATCCCGTGTCATAAAGTGACTATGTGGATCCAAATTGTAATCAGCAAAAGGAGCGCAGTAAGTGAACCCAAACTTTTCATACAGGTTTATTGCTGGTTGAGAAGTGGACCCCGCTGGTTGGACACATAAGCTCATTTGTTAAGTGGTTGACCCAGCTCATGCTGCGTATCTTTGCCTACCGAAGTAGGCCTCATCAGGAGTGAGGTTATTCAGTCCTTGATGGTTACGCTCTTCATTATAAAACACCATGTAGTTGCCGATTTCAAGCTCGGCTTCACGGGGCGTGGTATAAGCCTTTAAGTAAACCTCCTCATATTTCAGGCTTCGCCATAATCGCTCAATGAAAACATTGTCAACCCAGCGGCCTTTCCCGTCCATGCTTATACGTATGTCATGTTCAATTAACTTCTGTGTGAACTCTGTGCTGGTAAACTGGCTGCCTTGATCTGAGTTAAAGATATCAGGTGGCCCATAATGCTTCAGCGCTTCCTCAAGCGCTTCGATACAAAAACTCGTGTCCATGGTGTTGGATAGTCGCCAAGCCAGCACTTTGCGGCTATACCAGTCGATAATCGCAACGAGGTACAGGAACCCCTTCGCCATCGGGATGTACGTGATATCAATCGCCCAAGCTTGGTTTGGGTAAGTGACTTCGATATCACGCAACAGGTAGGGATACACCTTGTGTGCTTTGTTAGCCAGCGTCGTTTTGGGCTTGGGATAAATCGCCCCAATCCCCATATCGCGCATGAGTCGAACAACACGCTTACGATTAACGCTATGGCCCTTTTTAGCCAGCTCAGTTCGAATGCGCCGACTGCCCATAAACGGATACTGCAGATGAATTTCGTCAATCATACGTCGTAACGTGATCTCCTCAGCAGAGAGTCCGATGGGCTGATAGTAAGCGGTAGAGCGAGCAATATTGAGCAGCTCACATTGGCGCTTTATCGGCAATGGGGTGGATTTAACCAGCGAACTCTTTCGCTGGGCTCGGTCTAACGACCGAGCACTTTGGCCAAAAAATCATTTTCCATGGTCAATTGACCGATCTTGGCGTGAAGTTTGTCCACATCTTCGGAACTCTCTTTTCCTGAGTGATTTTCGGTGGCAAAAATCATGGCTGCGTTTTCAAGCAGCTCCTTTTTCCATGTTGAGATCTGGTTAGCGTGCAGGTTATATTTCTGAGCTAGCTCAGCGACGGTTTTATCGCCTTTAGCGGCATCGAGAGCCACCTTAGCTTTAAACTCAGGAGAGTGGTTTCTACGTTTTCTAGTCATAATCTGTCCCTGTATTGTTGGGTACTATCAAAACAGATCGACCACTTAAAGTCATGTCCGAAAATTGGGGGCCACTTCTTTGGAAAAATTCATGAGTACCTGTCTCTAAACTAACTTTTTGATACCCTCTGTCTATTGCGACGTTTAGAGCATGAGCAAGCAGTTGAGTTGCTACACCGGATTTACGAGATGGGCTTGAAGTTCTCATTGACTTGAGTTCAATATGCTGAGGAGTTAATTGTTTGAAAGCCAAACAACCTTGCAGTTCATTACCAATCCAACCACTGAAAAATGTAATGTCTGGTGATTTCAGCGCATGAACATCGAGAGCGTGAGCACTTTCAGGGGGTGAAGTTGCGTACATATCAGCTAAATGTTCTTCAAGTAATTTGAACACCTCACCACCCGATAAGTCATCTATTTTTATTTCCATATTCTGAATTTTCCCTAATTCGTATAACGCCCTGTTAAGGTGTGAAGCACGCAATGACCAAGCTTCCGCATGGCACTTCAACACCGAAATCAACGCATACCAAAAATGCCACGCGTGCTGAATCACTCTTGAACAGTTTGTTATATTTTTATTTGCCACAAAGTGATGTTTGTATCCTTTTCAACACCCCTGACTACCAACCCCTGACTTTCTAGCTTAAGCAGGGTATCAGCCACTACCCTAAAACTAATTGATAATATATGACCAATACCAGTCGCAGTGTAAGCATTGTTAGGGTGCTCTTTTAGGTAATCCAAAATAAGTTGTTCAAAACTGTCTTCCGCAGCAGTTTTAAAGCTATTTTTCAAACTATGCCTTAACGATTCGATTGTAGACGAGTTTAGTTCTGGAGCGTCCCGCTTAATGGATTCAACTACCTCTTCGGTTTTAGCACTTAACACTTTCTCAATACCATTGGCAACGATGAAGTTTTTTTCATCAGAATAGTCACTGGGAGCATATAGAACCTGAGGCTTTTTAACTAAAATACCAAAAAATGTCACTACTATGAGTAACGGGAAAAACATCACGAAATAAACAAAATTTTGTTGAATCTCTAATGGCAGTAGAACCAAAGCACCAGTTGCAAACGCTTCTGCTACACCAGCAAAAATCGCCACAATTGTTAAAGGATTACTAACTTTCAATTCATACTCCAAACTTGATGAAAAATATAACGCCGCGTTAAGTGGTGAACAACGCAACCACCCAACCTAACCCATTGTGCCGTAAACACTAAAGCCGATTCAAACTAAAAATGCCAAGCGTTGTGAATCCGTCTTAAACGCTTTGTTATGTGCATATCGGCGACGTTTACGCTAACTTTCTCTCAGTTTTGCTATCGAAAGACCTGCAATGCCTACCAACGCCCACTTGGCCGATGAAATAAACCAATAGAAAAAGTTTTCATTGGAACTCAAAGTAGAAGCAACTAAAAAAATGCATGCTGAAAAGAGCAGTATAAACACCCACCACAAGCCTTTCGGCTTTAACACCTTTTTTAAAAACACTTCAATGGCAAAGCCCACTGAAAGTGCTATCAGAAGAGAAACACCGAAGTTAAGCCATACACTTTCAAATAAGTTGTCCATTTCACTTCCTGTATGATCGTGATTAATTCATAAAAACAGAGACTTATAGATTCACATATCGTTTAATCAAGCTTGGCTCATGCACATAACGCCCAATTAAGTAGTGAGCAACGCATTACAAAAGCCACCGCATTGCGCCTTAAACACCAAACTCACTGCAAACCAAAACTGCCACGCGTTGCGAATCTGCTTAAATTGTTTGTTAAGTGTTTATTTCACCGAAGGCTCTACTATTGTAGAGTTTGCCATGATTTCTATTTATTAATTTACTAATTGGCAAGTTATCAAACAAAGCATAATTTTCTACTAAAGGTTTGAATTTTTCTCTCCCATGAACACTTAAGCAATTGTAAAACAAAATCAATAGTTCCTGATCAGACAGCTGTGCTCTAACAATTCTCATGTAAGTGGCTGTGTCATAGTTCTTCTCGTCTATAAATCGAATTATGTTATACAGATATCTAAAATAATGCCCTAACTCACTTTGGTGTGTGTTCCAAAACATTTTCCAGGCATCATTTATTCTTACTTCCTCCTGTTCAAAATCTTTGACTGTACCAAACAAAGTAACCCCTTTTGATTCCGCACATTTCTCAAAGCGTGTGTAGAAGACCTCAAAACAGTCCCGCCCTACAGTTACTCTTCGCGTTTTTGTTTCGAAAAGATCAATAGAATTGATTATTTGTTGCTGAAGCCCAAGCATATTAAAAACGGTTTGTTCAAATGACTGCTTTTCAGTTGTTTTATTTTGACTCACCAAAGCATCTGCAGATCGTCTAGCCTCAACCCTCGCTTGCCTCAATTCTTTATTTTGAAGAACTATCGTCAACAGTAACCCCATAAAAGTAAGAAAAGTTAACAATGGGTTTAATACACCGCCAAAAAAATCTCCCCATTCTCCAAAACTATTTTTACCAATAGAAAGCAAATTTACTAAGAAAACAGTCAAAACTGAATAAGACGCGGCTTGAAATAGGCGAAACAAACTTCTAGAAGTAGAATCACCACTATAGCCAATTAGTTTAAGAAATCGTTTATAAGCGAGTACGTGAAACTTGCGGCTCATCCTGTAAGCCTTAGATATCATCTGTAGAAAAAACTCTTTCACCTGTACTCCTTTTTAAACACTTAACGCCCGCTTAAGCGGTGAGCAACGCAATACTATGTTACCGCACACCACCTAAATCACTAAATTTACCGCAAACCACAAATGCCACGCGTTGCGAATCCGTCTTAAAGCGTTTGTTAGCCGCTCATTCCCAAAGGTTATTGTCTACTTAACAAGAACTTACGCAAATCTCTCTCGGCGCGCATAACAAACAGTATAAATACCTTATCACCGTCTTGTTTATAGAAAACACGACATGGATTTGCTACAACTTCACGATAACTCAAATGCTCTAATTCTGGCGGAATACGACCTGACTCTGGGAAAACTTCTAGACGTTCGACTTTCGAGAAGATCGCTTGAACCAGTTGCTTTGCAGCCACGACATTTTCAAGCGCGATGTACTCAGCGATATCATTTAGGTCAGATAGCGCTGGTTCAGTCCAAATTACTTCAGCCATTTTGACATTTTGTCCTTGGCTTCATTGTGACCAACAACCTTTCCGTCAGCTACTGCGCGTTCACCTCGTGCAATACCTTCGAGAATGGCCAAACGATTTTGCATAAACTCGTAATCATCAACATCAACTAGATACGCAGATGGCTTACCATGCTCCGTAATTAACACTGGTTCTTTGGTGTCGTGGAGATCGGCTAGGATCTTGGTTGCTTGCCGTTTGAGTGATGTAACTAGTTCTACTTTCATGAGAGCTGCTCCTATGGATTACTAAAGTGATACTATTCTATCACTTTGAGCATAGCAAGCTCCATGACGGCTAACGCCCGGTTAAGGGGCAACCAACGCTACTACCAACTTTCCGCATAACACTGTAATCACAAAAACCAACGCATAATAAAAATGCCACGCGTTGCGAATCCGTCTTAAAGCGTTTGTTAGCCGCTCATTCCCAAAGGTTATTGTCTACTTAACAAGAACTTACGCAAATCTCTCTCGGCGCGCATAACAAACAGTATAAATACCTTATCACCGTCTTGTTTATAGAAAACACGACATGGATTTGCTACAACTTCACGATAACTCAAATGCTCTAATTCTGGCGGAATACGACCTGACTCTGGGAAAACTTCTAGACGTTCGACTTTCGAGAAGATCGCTTGAACCAGTTGCTTTGCAGCCACGACATTTTCAAGCGCGATGTACTCAGCGATATCATTTAGGTCAGATAGCGCTGGTTCAGTCCAAATTACTTCAGCCATTTTGACATTTTGTCCTTGGCTTCATTGTGACCAACAACCTTTCCGTCAGCTACTGCGCGTTCACCTCGTGCAATACCTTCGAGAATGGCCAAACGATTTTGCATAAACTCGTAATCATCAACATCAACTAGATACGCAGATGGCTTACCATGCTCCGTAATTAACACTGGTTCTTTGGTGTCGTGGAGATCGGCTAGGATCTTGGTTGCTTGCCGTTTGAGTGATGTAACTAGTTCTACTTTCATGAGAGCTGCTCCTATGGATTACTAAAGTGATACTATTCTATCACTTTGAGCATAGCAAGCTCCATGACGGCTAACGCCCGGTTAAGGGGCAACCAACGCTACTACCAACTTTCCGCATAACACTGTAATCACAAAAACCAACGCATAATAAAAATGCCACGCGTTGGTTGTCCCTCTTGAACCGTTTGTTATAACCGTTTTTCCATTCGCACCAGATCCCATAACTTACCATTAAAAGATCTTGTACCAATTTCTGTCGAAACCACTTCAAAACCGAATGACTCATAACATTTTCTAGCAACCGTGTTCCCCCCTCTGGCAGGATAGTTGTCACTGTTAAAATTTAACCAGTCTAGGGCGGTAAGAGTGAATTGTGTCTCGTATTCCAACAGAAAGAAAAGAAGCCATATTGAAGAAGCTGCTGCCTCCATACTCAATGTCAGTGAGCGAACTTTCAAAAGAGGAAGGCATTAGCACTGCAACCCTGTATCATTGGCGACAGCAACTCAGACGTTCAGGAGCCGCAGTGCCAAACAGCAACACTTCATCAGAGCAGTGGTCTGCTCAAACTAAACTCGCCATCGTCGCCGAGACTTACTCGATGACCGAGAATGAACTCAGCCAATATTGTCGTGAAAAAGGTCTGTTTCCAGAGCAAGTCCAACGCTGGCGCAGCGAATGTATGCAAGGCTTCATGTCGAGTAAAGAGCGGGAAGCACAAGCAAAGAAGCAGGCCAAAGCGGATAAGCTTGAAATCAAAGAGCTTAGGAAGGAGTTACGCCACAAAGAAAAGGCGCTCGCTGAAACGGCTGCCCTGTTGGTTCTACGAAAAAAGCTCATAGCCTTTTACGGGGAAGAGCCAGAGGACGACTAACCTCAACCGATGAAAGGCAGCACCTGATTGCTCTTATCCACGATGCCAAGCAAAGTGGTTGCCGCTTAGAGCGAGCTTGTTATGAGGTTCAAATTGACCTGAGAACGTATCGTCGATGGTATCGGCAAGGAGAGGTTCAAGCGGATAAAAGACCGACCTGTGCCAGACCTGAGCCAGCTAACAAGCTCTCTCAGCAAGAGCGTGATGCCATTATCGAGGTGTGTAACCGCCCAGAGTTCGCGAGCTTACCTCCAACTCAAATCGTACCGACACTGCTTGATAAAGGTGAGTATATCGCCTCAGAGTCGAGCTATTATCGGGTACTGAGTGCACAAGGGCAACTTCATCATCGAGGCCGTCAGAGGAGTAGACAAACACAAGCGAAGCCAACGAGTTATACGGCGACAGGCTCGAATCAAGTCTACACATGGGATATCACTTACTTGCCTTCAAAGGTTCGAGGCCAGCACTATTATCTGTACGTCATTGAGGACATCTACAGCCGAAAAATCGTGGGTTATGAGGTGTATGAACGTGAGTGCGGCGAGTTAGCCTCACAACTCCTGCAGCGGACGTTGATGCGAGAGCAGTGCTTCAGTCAACCGCTGGTTCTTCACTCAGATAACGGTGCGCCTATGAAGTCGCTGACGTTCAAAGCGAAGATGGATGAGTTAGGCATTACCTCATCGTATAGCCGTCCAAGAGTCAGTGATGATAATCCGTATGTAGAATCGTTGTTCCGCACGGTAAAGTACATGCCAAACTGGCCGACAAAGGGCTTTGAAAGTCTCGACAGCAGTCGACGTTGGGTTGAAGCCTTCGTGCGCTGGTACAACACCGAGCACAAACACAGTAAGCTAAATTATGTCACGCCTTCAGAGCGTCATAATGGAAAAGATGAAGAGATCTTGAAGCGCCGAGCTGAGGTATTGCTCGCAGCAAAACAGCGAAAACCTGAGCGCTGGCCTGGTGATATCAGGAACTGTGAACCAGTTGGTGAAGTCCACCTAAATCCAGAAAGAGAAGCTGCTTAATAAGCAAGCAAATGATGGCAACTATCTTGAAAAACACCGGTTCTGTTCAAAAACGCCTAAGCTAAGCTTGGTTGCAGAAAAATCTAATCGGGCTTTATCGATTAATAACATCAACATCGATTTTGATAGTCCTTGCCCACGATAAGCATTTGAAATAAACACACGGCAAATCCGATATTGCTCATCGGTGACTTTGTACAACTCAACAAACCCAGCATGTCTACCGTTCACTTTTAGCAGATAGGGAAATACTTCTGCTTTGCTACAGTGGGAATGAATCTGTTCATAAGTCAACGGAAAAACATACGCTGGACCACCCCACAAATAGTTCAACTCATCTGAGTCAATCCATTTTATAAGCAGATCAAAATCCGATTCTTGAAACTCTTCTAAGTTCATGATTTCCCATTAGGTTATAACGCCCTGCTAAGGGGTGAGCAATGTACTGCAAAAGCTACCGCACACCGACTTAATCACAAAACTCACCGCATGCTGAAAATGCCACGCATTGCGAATCCCTCTTAAGCAGTTTGTTAGCTTAAATTTCAGCACCTTAGATTTACTAAGCCCGAGATTAACCTGATTTGAAAAGCCGGAAAACTACTTGAGTTTTAAAACCCGCATTGACTCAAACTTTGTGGCCTTTCATGCGATTTGAAAACTCGAAACGAAAGCAAAACTTCCAAAGCGACTTTACACCAAACTGACCGACCTCGCTCATTCCCAAAATTCAATTGAGGCAACAGCTCAAAACTTGCGTTGACAAACAATGCTAACTTGCCGAGAAACCAGAACGAATGGACAAAGGAAGAAAGAAAAACCACAAACAACTAATTTTTAATGTTTTAAGCTAACGCCCTGCTAAGGGGTGAGCAATGCACTACGAAAGCTACCGCACACCGCCTTAATCACGAAACTCACCGCATGCTGAAAATGCCACGTATTGCGAATCCCTCTTAAGCAGTTTGTTAGCTTAAATTTCAGCACCTTAGATTTACCAAGCCTGAGATTTACTCGATTTAGGAAACCGGCAAACCACTTAGGTTTTAAAACCCAAATTGGCTCAAACTATGTGGAATTTCATGCAATTTGAAAACCCGAAAATTTTAATAAATCATTTTCGGAAAACTCAGTGCGAACACAAAACTTCCAAAGCGACTTTACGCCAAACTGGCTAACCTCGCGCAACCCCAAAACTCAATTGAGGCAAGCGCTCAAAACTCGCATTGGCAAACAATGCTGATTTGCCGAAAAACCTGAACGAATGGTCAAGGGCAGAAAGAAAAGACCACAACCAGTTGATTTTATTTGTTTTAAGCTAACGCCCGCTTAAGTGGTGAGCAACGCAATACGATATTTCCGCAAACCACCTAAATCACTAAACTTAATGCATGGTAAAAATGCCACGCGTTGCGAATCCGTCTTAAAGCGTTTGTTATGCTTAAGCTTCAATAACTTACGTTTTAATAGAACCAAGATTAACTCGACTTTGATTCATAAACAAAAACCAAAACGTAGAAAACCGAAACAACTCATAGTTTTGAAAAACATACTTCGAATTTCGGCTATCCAAGACCGTAAAACTAAAATCAAATTTCTGATTGAGCCAACCGCCCTAACCTCGCTCTTACGCGAGAACTGATTGAGGCAATTCTCTGAATTTTCAGCGTCAAAGAATAAGTGTCCGGAAAAC
This Vibrio navarrensis DNA region includes the following protein-coding sequences:
- a CDS encoding IS3 family transposase (programmed frameshift) gives rise to the protein MSRIPTERKEAILKKLLPPYSMSVSELSKEEGISTATLYHWRQQLRRSGAAVPNSNTSSEQWSAQTKLAIVAETYSMTENELSQYCREKGLFPEQVQRWRSECMQGFMSSKEREAQAKKQAKADKLEIKELRKELRHKEKALAETAALLVLPKKAHSLLRGRARGRLTSTDERQHLIALIHDAKQSGCRLERACYEVQIDLRTYRRWYRQGEVQADKRPTCARPEPANKLSQQERDAIIEVCNRPEFASLPPTQIVPTLLDKGEYIASESSYYRVLSAQGQLHHRGRQRSRQTQAKPTSYTATGSNQVYTWDITYLPSKVRGQHYYLYVIEDIYSRKIVGYEVYERECGELASQLLQRTLMREQCFSQPLVLHSDNGAPMKSLTFKAKMDELGITSSYSRPRVSDDNPYVESLFRTVKYMPNWPTKGFESLDSSRRWVEAFVRWYNTEHKHSKLNYVTPSERHNGKDEEILKRRAEVLLAAKQRKPERWPGDIRNCEPVGEVHLNPEREAA
- a CDS encoding ISAs1 family transposase gives rise to the protein MNINTIKAHFSIIRDKRQSAKVDYPLFDILFGSICAVIAGGQGWTDIREYVLGHHEWFLKQGLFENGVPVDDTFARLIANIDPAEFRDCFLGWMNAVHTMTFGEVIAIDGKTLRGSYDRDDRKSTIHMVSAYASANQLVLGQLKTNNKSNEITAIPELIKMLDLRGAIVTIDAMACQTKIAKAITSKGGDYLLAVKGNQGKLSAAIQTAFAPHRRAPIDKTTYQIEKQKGRVEARTCHVLKASELEGDFSTWSGLASIVMVENYRVAKGKAPKLEYRYYISSADLTAEQAGNAIRAHWGIESMHWILDVSMREDACQIYRQNAAENLAGLRHMALNMLRAEPSKISVPMKQKRCMMNPGFLEQVLVAGFKSMTKF
- a CDS encoding IS3-like element ISVpa4 family transposase (programmed frameshift); this encodes MTRKRRNHSPEFKAKVALDAAKGDKTVAELAQKYNLHANQISTWKKELLENAAMIFATENHSGKESSEDVDKLHAKIGQLTMENGFFGQSARSLDRAQRKSSLVKSTPLPIKRQCELLNIARSTAYYQPIGLSAEEITLRRMIDEIHLQYPFMGSRRIRTELAKKGHSVNRKRVVRLMRDMGIGAIYPKPKTTLANKAHKVYPYLLRDIEVTYPNQAWAIDITYIPMAKGFLYLVAIIDWYSRKVLAWRLSNTMDTSFCIEALEEALKHYGPPDIFNSDQGSQFTSTEFTQKLIEHDIRISMDGKGRWVDNVFIERLWRSLKYEEVYLKAYTTPREAELEIGNYMVFYNEERNHQGLNNLTPDEAYFGRQRYAA
- a CDS encoding putative phage abortive infection protein, yielding MKEFFLQMISKAYRMSRKFHVLAYKRFLKLIGYSGDSTSRSLFRLFQAASYSVLTVFLVNLLSIGKNSFGEWGDFFGGVLNPLLTFLTFMGLLLTIVLQNKELRQARVEARRSADALVSQNKTTEKQSFEQTVFNMLGLQQQIINSIDLFETKTRRVTVGRDCFEVFYTRFEKCAESKGVTLFGTVKDFEQEEVRINDAWKMFWNTHQSELGHYFRYLYNIIRFIDEKNYDTATYMRIVRAQLSDQELLILFYNCLSVHGREKFKPLVENYALFDNLPISKLINRNHGKLYNSRAFGEINT
- a CDS encoding type II toxin-antitoxin system RelE/ParE family toxin, giving the protein MAEVIWTEPALSDLNDIAEYIALENVVAAKQLVQAIFSKVERLEVFPESGRIPPELEHLSYREVVANPCRVFYKQDGDKVFILFVMRAERDLRKFLLSRQ
- a CDS encoding type II toxin-antitoxin system Phd/YefM family antitoxin: MKVELVTSLKRQATKILADLHDTKEPVLITEHGKPSAYLVDVDDYEFMQNRLAILEGIARGERAVADGKVVGHNEAKDKMSKWLK